The DNA sequence CTGAGGCTCTTCTACTATTTTTTTCAATACATATAATCTTATTTCAAATTATCATTTCCTCCAAGTGCTATCAATTGTTCCTACCTGCTAGATTCTATTGAACATTCAATCACACCACTGGAGATGACGAAAGGAGAGGATTTAATGGACGAAGCTCACGAGGTTAGAGGATTCTATCAAGCTTTCGACTGTCGAGTTATAGGATTCTCTGCTGTTGGAAATAACAAAGTTACATAACTGATATTTATCTGATGAAGGGATGAGACGAATAGTGGTCACTGGTCGGGGATGCACTACCAATGGAGGCGGGGGTAGTATTTCGGGAGGGGGCTCTCCAAATTCCAACAAAGATTACTGAGAGAAGCATCCTATGGTTGAATGGTGTTCCTACCTTGCATTTGGCCTATTGAGAAATCTCATTATGACTTAAAATCAAGCCACCCTACAATCTTTCCTCCTAGAGTAATCTCAATGAAGAAGCTTATATTGGAGTCATTCTTGGATTTTTTGCTCTGTTTCGGGAGCTAAATTGTCACTTTTGCAAACTTTTATATGTCCTCAAACAATCATTTGGCTTAGTTTAACAAATTTAACAATGTTGCTGATCAAAGACTCGAACTGGACCAGATCATTGAGTTTTCTATAGCCAATCAGCTATGGAGTGAATTTACAAGGTTGCGTACTCAACTTTCTTTAGAAacttattttttttggaattcttGGCTTCTCGGCATGTTTACAAATCACTAGTACATAGATATTTATAGATACATAAGAAACCTCCTCACAATGAGCTTGACTCCTATAAACTAAATTGTTTGAATCCAGAGATACATGTATATAGtaagaaaaaatcaaaaaaatactaAGAATCATAATTGTTTCACTTCTCCAACAAATAACACAATTGTGCGAGAGATCATTTAAAGTTTAAACCACTAATACCATAGAGATTTTTTCTAAACTGTAATACTCCCTCTAATCCttattcactttttagattcactTAGATACATTAAATAATCAATATATTTGGACTATATAAAAATCTGATACATTATTCCATGTATCTAAAAAACAAACTTTTTCTTATAATAATGATCAGAGGGAGTTCTAAATATTCTACCGCGAGGCATGTCATTGAATACGTGCAAGGCGAACTACAGCACAAGAACTAAAATTTGTCACGGTTAAATTGTGTTTCGATAGGACCTCATAAAATCTTTATCTCTTCTAAAACATAGTTAATAGAGCTTCTAATTGTTTTGTCATGGCCGAACCCTGTCTAACCTATTCAGAGCTTCCAGAAATTTACCGTGTCTAACCTATACATAACCTCCAAAAATTCGGGACGGCTCTATCTACCTATCAAAAGTATTTATACAAAATGGAATGTGATTGTGATGCATTATAAATTCAAAGTACTTACCAACCCTGTCCAAATGGTGGCAAAGGTATTTCCCAGTTCTGCCCCCGCAACACTGCACTAGTAAATCTgaacaaaaatcaaaattaattaatcagTTTAATTACAGCAATTAAATTGTTTAGTTTCAATTATTCATTCACCTGAAGTTCACTCTCTGCGACGAAGCGACTTCAATATTCGATCTTACAAAGAAAACTCCAACAGGAGGAAACGTGATTACATTATTGAGAGTCAGTTTCTGAACATCTATGACTTGCAATACATCACCAGCTTTGGTTCCGAACAAGTAAGCCTTCTCAATGATGAAAAGCTGCTCCTTCTCCGTCGTCCAGAGTAACCGCCACGTGCTAGAGAGGGAGTCGCCGGTGGTTACAGAGCCGGCGCCGAGGGCGGCCAATTCGTCGATTGCGGTGATTATGGAGGCTCGTTTGGTGGGGTTGTTTTGGGTCTTGAGGCCGCGGTCCTGGTCGGAGATGAGGGAGAGGAGGTGTTCTTTGGCGGGTTTTGATTGGGCTGTGACGGAGGAGGAGGTGGAGTTTGGGTGAGAGTAGCGGTGTTTGGGGAATGTTTTGTTGGAGTTTGGGGTGTGAAGGAAAAGGGAGGTGGTGGAGGTGGTGGCCATGGGAATGTGTGGTGGTGGTGATTGAGTTCCATGGTGTTAAAAGTTTGTGTGAATTTTGAACTTTTGAGTGTGTGGAGTAAGTGAGCTTAGAGAGAATTGACGGTTGAAAACAATGAAGATATTTGATTATTGGCTTATTGATCCAACTATTGAATTATTGGTGGAACCACGTGTTGAAAATAGGTAAAAtcaaaaaattcaattaaataaacatGTCACTATATCAAAAATTATATAAAGATTAAATCGGTTGAATCAGATGACCCGGtctctaaaataaaatcaataccacctaaaaaatttaaaaatattgtaattttCCAAATTTACTCTTTAATAGCTTAATGTATCATTTAGTCTCTTAACTTAATATTTATATTTCGCTTTGatcctttaattaaaaaaatgttacaTATTGGTCCCTTAAAAATTATTCTATTACACAAAATAGTTATTTCCATTAAATTTTATGGGAAAAAATGTTAACTTGGACTACGTGACAATGTTGATGGATCTTTAATATCGGACATGGCTTTTTTACTTTTATTACCTAACTTATTTTGGTTTTATTACTCAAACTATTTTTAATTTGGACCCAGTTAGATATTAGTTTTACTACCCTAGGTCACACTTTCATGCTTGGAGATTAAAAGGAAGACTGAGGCAGCGAAGAGGATTGACGAAAGCTCAGCAATGACGAACCATGTTAAAGATGCATCTTTTACTTTCTACAAGAGAAAGATACATCTATTACAATTTCAATTTTTGTTGTCTGTGTTTGTGCATGTGTGAGGTAGTTGTTGggattgtaattccttgtgtcgaagcaggttgcTCGATAAAAACAAGATTGTGTCAAAATGTCGAAGTAGGTTGCTTGACAGAAACTTCGACTTAGGCTTAATTTTATAGTGTTTGCACaattaggtattttgggctttacTCGGGGATCAAGCAAACCCAagatctataaatagggagtaacctttATTATTGTATATTACTCACTTGCAGTTACAGAGAATAAACTTCAATTTAAAGGACCAAGAGAAAATCTAGAGAAATTATTCTTCCCCTTATTTTGTTCAAACCATAACTCCATTTCTTCCCTGattcatcttttcttcttcatcaagAATTGTGTTGCATAATCATCTTGCAATCAAGGTTGGTTGATTAACTCGAGTGAAGAGTGATGAACATGGGGGTATTTGATCGGTTGAttgaatcttgttcatcaagattgattcgGAATTCTCCATAGGTTTAGTgtaattccaacatctggtatctagagcacTGGTTGAGTGTTTTGTGGGAAGCAAAACGCGATAGCAGTTAATCATACAAACGCATATTTTCCAGTGAGTCTTCTGATTCTAAAGAGAAAGAAATATGAAAATTGGTGCATGCAGATGAAGGTTATTTTTTACTACCAAGATCTTGGGATATTGTGAAGGAAGGAGTTACGCCGCTTGCAAAAAATGCGACGGATGAAGAAAAGGTTGCACACAAAGAATTGAAGAATaaagattataaagctctctaTATAATTCATCAATATGTTGATCCAGACAATTTTGAGAAGCTGATCGATGTTGAATCAGTGAAAGAAACATGAGAAATTCTAGAAAAATCGTTTGGAGGCACTGAGAATGTGAAAAGATGTGAGGttaaaaactcacaaaagaacgtaTGAATTACTTTAGATGGAAGAAAGTGAAAGCATGACtaatttcttcactagggttacaaAATTGGTGAATCAAATCTAGGTATGTGGAGAAATGTTGACATTAAGATCAGATATTGTAGAGATCTTGAGGTCATTAGCTCCAAAGTTTGACCACGCGGTGGTAGTCATAGAAGAGTCAAAATATTTGTCAACATTGACAAAGGAAgcgcttcaagggacgcttgaatatCATGAACAAATAATGGCTAAAAGAGTTGCAGGCAAGTCGAAGAGTGATATGGCTTTGCAGGCACAATCAACAAgagaaaagaaaggcaaaggaaagTAGTTCAACAACAAAGGTAGAGGAGGCTACAACAATTCGGTTGGTCGAGGAAACCAGCAAGAAGGAAATGTTTCGAAGAATAAAAGACCATCGTACCaaagcaaccaaagaggtggtgttgTGGGGGAAAGGATGGGGTGATGGTTGAAAATATGACAAGAGTCACATTTAGTGTTTCAATTGTCAGAAGTATAGTCACTACTCTATTGATTGCCCTGAAAGGCAAAAGAATCAAGAAAATGATGCAAAGTTTGCAAAGcacaaagaaaaagagatgatgttgatggtcataacaagagatgaagaaatattcaaGGATCGATGGTACTTGGATTCATGATGCTCATCAAACATGTTTGGAAGAAAATATTGGTTTGTCAGCATAAATCCCTggtgaagaacatggtgaaatttgcaaatgataATACTAAAGAAGCTGAATGTATTAGTGATGTTCTGATTATAAGGAAAGATAGCAAAAGGtaagtaatttccaatgtgttgtataTACCAAGCATGAAGAGCAATTTGCTCAGCATAGGGCAGTTGATCGAAAAGAACTATAAGGTGTCGAttgaagac is a window from the Vicia villosa cultivar HV-30 ecotype Madison, WI unplaced genomic scaffold, Vvil1.0 ctg.000020F_1_1_3, whole genome shotgun sequence genome containing:
- the LOC131621976 gene encoding probable plastid-lipid-associated protein 11, chloroplastic codes for the protein MATTSTTSLFLHTPNSNKTFPKHRYSHPNSTSSSVTAQSKPAKEHLLSLISDQDRGLKTQNNPTKRASIITAIDELAALGAGSVTTGDSLSSTWRLLWTTEKEQLFIIEKAYLFGTKAGDVLQVIDVQKLTLNNVITFPPVGVFFVRSNIEVASSQRVNFRFTSAVLRGQNWEIPLPPFGQGWFDTVYLDEDLRVVKDIRGDYLVVDRASYSWKE